One region of Thunnus albacares chromosome 20, fThuAlb1.1, whole genome shotgun sequence genomic DNA includes:
- the LOC122971327 gene encoding TATA-box-binding protein-like — protein MEESMLEWYFDNFIANDSSKIQEEEEEVNKELSRELMQDESSQTDSAETRPADTDSSTSLDSSSQNSTAASVVHPSTPVIPERPEAIPEIQNIVSTAKLGCQLDLNVIARKALNVKYDPKTYKALTMRIRKPLTTAIIYKSGNIVCLGAKSEEESRIAARRYARIVQKLGFPVRFLDFRIQTMVASCKIFPINFEQLVLAHHQQCSYEPELFPGLFYRVMPGISVTIFANGKLSVNGAKKPADIYEAFDIVYPILSCFRRTTN, from the exons ATGGAGGAGTCAATGTTGGAATGGTACTTTGATAACTTCATTGCAAAT GACTCCTCAAAGattcaggaggaggaggaggaggtgaacaAGGAACTGAGCCGGGAGCTCATGCAGGACGAGTCCAGCCAGACCGACTCAG ctGAAACCAGACCAGCAGACACTGACAGCAGCACCAGTCTGGACTCCAGTTCCCAGAATTCCACAGCAGCCTCTGTTGTTCATCCCTCGACCCCTGTGATACCCGAGAGACCAGAGGCCATCCCAGAGATACA gaaTATTGTCTCTACAGCGAAGCTCGGTTGTCAGCTGGACCTCAACGTTATCGCTCGCAAAGCACTGAATGTAAAGTACGACCCGAAG ACTTACAAGGCGCTCACCATGAGGATACGTAAGCCGCTAACAACAGCGATTATCTACAAATCTGGGAATATTGTCTGTCTAGGAGCCAAGAG TGAGGAGGAGTCACGGATAGCGGCCAGGAGGTACGCCCGCATAGTGCAGAAACTGGGCTTCCCTGTCCGCTTCCTGGACTTCAGGATCCAGACCATGGTGGCCAGTTGCAAAATCTTTCCAATCAATTTTGAGCAACTTGTGCTGGCCCACCATCAGCAGTGCAG TTATGAACCGGAGCTGTTTCCTGGCCTCTTCTACAGAGTGATGCCGGGCATCAGTGTGACCATCTTTGCAAATGGGAAACTTTCTGTGAATG GAGCTAAAAAGCCAGCTGACATCTACGAAGCGTTTGATATCGTCTATCCAATTCTGAGCTGCTTCAGGAGGACGACGAACTGA
- the LOC122971378 gene encoding stonustoxin subunit beta-like → MSSDTKEVAALGRPFTLGMLYDARKDELIPGFSLWDKTTLEENTTETPKPSCEMQIMAADTIDSKSSLLDVEASLKASFLSGLIEVGGSAKYLNDQKKFKNQSRVTLQYKATTHFKQLSMTELGTHNMQQTDVIKKSSATHVVTGIQYGANAFFVFDSEKLEDSKVQDIQGGMEAVIKKIQSLDIEGKAGIHLTDYEKDLTISFSCKFYGDLLLESNPTTFHEAVRTCKELPKLLGKKGENAAPLKVWLMPLEKFDSGAAQLKNEIHIGLVRKIEEALEDLRQLEMRCNDSLSDEIVKKFPQICKKLRRFQDLCNCYTSTLQQQIKKRLPSIRAGEKATRTLEKLFEDRDKSPFSQENLNKWMDHQEREINVIRYCVDIINSTDAKIVQSKAELEREVLTAGVEDALCFVFTSLGSTDPCLDAMTKYLDSPEEGSTDEDYGYISDEVLTKMREKAKDFHDVAKGLKDSKQFRFLVAALENKEYTSATIYHYKEGSLVTDDFTKPDVPDVRTVHDRRDLIWYACDLTLNPNTANNNLTLSDENKKVTCGAFQAYPDHTERFETHFQVLCNEKLTGRHYWEVEWGNGDCGEVGVALTYEGIDRKGDRLLSMLGQNAKSWYFGNKGGLQAWHDRQRHCGPLPATDCSRVGVYLDWPAGTLSFYRVSYNTLTHLYTFNTKFTEPVYPAICAMVKSNYVFLCPF, encoded by the exons ATGTCTTCAGATACGAAAGAAGTAGCTGCGCTGGGTCGACCTTTCACCTTAGGGATGCTCTATGATGCCCGCAAAGATGAACTGATCCCAG GTTTCTCTTTGTGGGATAAAACAACTCTAGAAGAGAACACAACTGAAACCCCTAAACCCAGCTGTGAGATGCAGATTATGGCAGCTGACACCATTGATTCCAAGTCTTCTCTGCTGGACGTTGAAGCTTCTCTGAAGGCCAGTTTCCTGAGTGGACTGATTGAAGTTGGAGGATCTGCCAAGTACCTGAATGATCAGAAGAAATTCAAGaatcagagcagagtgacaCTTCAGTACAAAGCTACCACCCACTTCAAACAGTTGTCGATGACTGAACTTGGAACACATAACATGCAACAAACAGATGTTATTAAGAAGAGCTCGGCAACACATGTGGTCACAGGCATCCAATATGGAGCAAATGCTTtctttgtatttgacagtgagAAGTTAGAAGATAGCAAAGTTCAAGACATCCAGGGCGGCATGGAAGCTGTGATCAAGAAGATTCAATCATTGGATATTGAGGGGAAAGCTGGAATCCATCTCACCGACTACGAAAAGGACCTGACAATATCTTTCTCCTGCAAATTCTATGGCGACCTCCTCCTTGAAAGCAACCCTACAACATTTCATGAAGCAGTGAGGACCTGCAAAGAACTTCCAAAGCTACtgggaaaaaagggagagaatgCTGCTCCATTGAAGGTCTGGCTGATGCCGCTAGAAAAATTTGACTCCGGAGCTGCACAGCTGAAAAATGAGATCCACATTGGACTAGTGAGGAAAATTGAAGAAGCTCTAGAAGATTTAAGGCAACTGGAAATGAGATGCAATGATTCTCTGTCAGATGAAATAGTCAAGAAATTCCCACAAATTTGCAAAAAGTTGAGACGGTTCCAAGACCTGTGTAATTGTTACACATCTACACTTCAACAACAAATTAAGAAGAGACTGCCCTCCATCCGTGCAGGTGAAAAAGCTACAAGAACATTGGAAAAACTCTTTGAAGACAGAGACAAGTCACCATTCAGTCAGGAGAATCTAAACAAGTGGATGGATCatcaagagagagagatcaaTGTTATCAGGTACTGTGTAGATATCATCAACAGTACCGATGCAAAGATTGTCCAAAGTAAGGCAGAGTTGGAGAGAGAGGTTCTTACTGCGGGTGTAGAAGATGCTCTGTGCTTTGTTTTCACCTCTCTGGGAAGTACTGACCCCTGCCTTGATGCGATGACCAAATACTTGGATTCACCTGAAGAGGGAAGTACTGATGAAGACTACGGGTACATTTCAGATGAAGTGTTAAccaaaatgagagagaaagccAAAGATTTCCATGATGTTGCCAAAGGCCTGAAGGACAGCAAGCAATTCCGTTTCCTGGTAGCAGCCTTAGAAAATAAGGAATACACAAGTGCAACCATCTACCATTACAAGGAGGGCAGTCTGGTTACTGATGATTTTACAAAGCCTGATGTCCCTGATGTGAGGACTGTACATGACAGAAGAGATTTAATATGGt ATGCCTGTGATCTCACCCTGaacccaaacacagcaaacaacaaCCTCACTCTgtctgatgaaaacaaaaaggtgaCATGTGGAGCATTTCAGGCATATCCTGATCACACAGAGAGGTTTGAGACACATTTCCAGGTATTGTGCAATGAGAAGCTAACTGGGCGCCATTACTGGGAGGTAGAGTGGGGTAATGGTGACTGTGGTGAGGTTGGTGTAGCTCTTACATACGAGGGAATAGACAGGAAAGGAGACAGATTACTGAGCATGCTTGGACAGAATGCCAAATCCTGGTACTTTGGCAACAAAGGTGGGCTTCAAGCATGGCATGATCGTCAAAGGCATTGCGGTCCTCTTCCTGCAACTGATTGCAGCCGAGTTGGAGTGTATCTGGACTGGCCTGCTGGTACtttgtccttctacagagtctcctataacacactgacacacctcTACACCTTCAACACCAAATTCACTGAGCCAGTTTATCCGGCTATCTGTGCCATGGTGAAATCAAATTATGTCTTCCTGTGTCCATTTTAA